TTAAAGCCGGCCAGCATAAAGAGCGAAAAGACCACCAGTACCGTACCGGGACCTGCCATCCAGATGCCATTCCCGCAGTCCCGCAACACACCGCTGGCGATCCCGCCCAGTACGGCCAGGACACCTGCCAGGAACATCACCAGGACCACCGGCATGGCCAGGAGATTATGGAAATACTTATTGGGATCCATATAAACCTCACCGCTTTCGGGATGCACTGCAAAACCATCACGAAGCATCAGCCAGACGGCAAATGCCAGGAAAAACACCACAAAGGGAATGGCATTCCGGAACAGAGCTTTTTTGCTTCTGGCAAGGATGTTCTCATTGTCGATGGTCTTCATGAAATAGAGCAACCCAAGCACCCTGGCCAGGAAAAAGACCGTGAGACCAAGCAGCAGATTGAAGGGATTCAGCGCTGCTTCCAGACCGTGTGCCCCGGTGGCCCATGTCACGCTGTTCATTTCATTCAGCGAAAACTGTGATCCCGAAAAGAAAGTGGCCACAGCCACTCCCACCAGGAAGGTCCCCAGCAGCCCATTGATAAAGAGGAACCATTCATAGGTCTTCTTCCCCAGAAAATTACTGGCCTTTGAGCGAAACTCATAGGAAACTGCCTGAATGATAAAGGCAAAAAGAATAAGCATCCATACCCCGTAGGCGCCTCCGAAGCTGGTGGCATAAAAAAGCGGGAAGGAGGCAAAAAATGCCCCTCCAAAAGTGACCAGGGTGGTAAAGGTAAATTCCCATTTCCGGCCCAGGGAATTGACAATCATAGTCCGCTCCGCATCCGATTTACCAATACGGAAAATAAAGGTTTGTCCGCCCTGTACAAAAAACAGGAACACCAGGATAGAACCCAGCAGAGAAACGATGACAAACCAGTACTGTTGTAAAGCTAAATGTGACAGGTCTCCAAACATGATTATTTTCCTCCAGGTCCTTTTTTAATTTGTGAAATCATAATTTTTATCTCTGCAATAAAGAGCACCGTAAAGGTGAGCAGGAAGATCCAGAAAGTGAGCTGGACTGCCCCGGGTTTTAAGCGTGTCACTGCCGAGATGGTGGGCATCATTTCGTAGACCACCCAGGGCTGACGCCCCAGTTCGGCCAGCACCCACCCTGCCTGGCTGGCAATCCAGGGCATGGGTATGGTGATCAGTGCCACCCAGAGCAACCATTTGTGATTTCCCCAGCGGTTTTTCATACTGAGCCAGAGCACCAGGACGGAAAGGATCAGGAAATGGACCCCCAGGATCACCATGATGTGAAAGGTGTAAAAACTAAGCTTCACATTAGGGATTAACTCTTTTAACTCACGCCCCTGATAATACCCGAATCCAAAATGTGCAAAATACTCTTCGAGCCATTCCGGATCACTGAATTTGGTTCGCAGGGCAGAATAGGCCGCTTCATCGCCCCGGTCCTTCGCCTTTTTCAGCTCTTTCAGGGTCTGAATGGCTATGGCACCCCGCTCGATTCTCTCCTCATAAGCCATCAGGCCCTGCTCTTCATTCCCGTAAACCAGATCAGATATACCCGGAATAAATCCGCTTGGAGTCAGAAAAACCATATAGGAAAGCGCGTTGGGTATTTCAATTTTGAAAATAAACTCCTGCCTGGGGTTGGGAAGCATGGTGGTATCGGTCCGCATCGCTCCGATAGCCACCAGAGGTGCATGGGTCTGCCCTTCATAGAGGGCCTCCATGGCCGCAAATTTCATGGGCTGTTCCCGGGCCACGATTCTGGCCGAGGTGTCGCCTGTGGCAATGGTGGCAATGGCTGCAATCACGCCAAATACCGAAGCCACGATGGTACTTCTTTTAGCGAAAAGTACTTCATGCTTACGCAGCAGGAACCAGGCAGAAATCCCGATCACAAACACAGAGGCCAGCAGAAAGCTGGAGGTAATGGTGTGGAGAAACTTGTTAACCGCCACCTCTGAGAAAATCACATCCCAGAAACTGGTCATTTCGTTACGGGCCGTGTCGGGATTAAACAGAGTTCCCACCGGGTGCTGCATCCAGGCATTGGCCACCAGGATCCATACCGCCGAAAGATTGGCCCCGAAAGCGGTCAGCCAGGAGGCCGCCAGATGGAAACGCTTACTGACTTTGTTCCATCCGAAAAACATGACGGCAATAAAGGTCGATTCCATAAAGAAGGCAAGGATGCCTTCAATGGCCAGTGGTGCCCCGAAAATATCCCCCACAAACCAGGAGTAGTTGGACCAGTTGGTTCCAAATTCAAATTCCAGGATAATTCCGGTGGCAACACCGATGGCAAAATTAATCCCGAAGAGTTTCATCCAGAATTTCGTGATCCGCTTCCACTCCTCATCGCCTGTTCGCACGTAAATGGTGTGCATAAAAGCAACCATAAAGGAGAGTCCCAGGGTCAGCGGTACAAAAATCCAGTGAAACATGGCTGTGAGCGCAAATTGCCCCCGAGACCAGTCGACCAGTGACATATCTATTGATTCAAGCATAGGGTTATGGATTAGTTAGTTGTTCCAGTACGTGGTCGGCCCGCTCCTCGTCACTGTTGAAATCACGCTTCAGCAGGTCAGGGAAAAAGAAGAGCCTGAGTACAACAAACATAATAAACAGTTTGATCAGGATAATAGCCCAGAGATTCCGACCCCAGGTCATCTTTCTGAACCCCTCGTAATAGAATAGAAAAATTCTTCTAAGCATCGTATCCGGAATCTACTGCAAATTAATAAAATGAAATATGAAGTATCAGCAAATGTACTATTTTTACTTATTACAAATAACTAAAAATTTATCTGTGGATTGGTGGGAATTCCATTAAAAACGACGCATATTTGTTATGCCACCCTCTATGCTGATGAAAAAGAAGATATTGCCCTGAAAACTTAAATCGAAAGGATGAAACGCACCCTGAGCACCTTGCTCCTGAGTATTATTATTTTCCCATTGCTCGCACAAAGCGATGCGGATATAGAAATCGGAGTGATCGAAAAACTGGACCAGTATATCCCGCTGGATGCCAAGCTGATCAATGAAAATGGCGATACAGTGATTATTGGAGATCTTCTGGATAAACCTACTATTCTGAACTTTGTATATTATCGCTGTCCCGGAATCTGTTCCCCTCTTATGGACGGACTGGCAGATGCCATGGACGGCAACGATCTGATACTGGGGGAGGATTATCAGGCCCTGACCATCAGTTTTGATGCCAGGGAAGCCACTTTCCTGGCGGTCCGGAAAAAGAACAATTACCTCAACCTGATGGAGAAAAAGGACCAGGCCGAAAAGGGCTGGCTCTTTTTTACCAGCGACAGTGCGAGCATTGCCCGCCTGACCGAAGCGGCCGGATTCCGCTATAAACCCACGGGCAACGATTTCATTCATTCGGCCACGCTGATCATCCTGGATCCCAAAGGCAAGATCACCCGTTACATGAATGGCATCTATTTCCTGCCCTTCGAGTTGAAGATGTCTTTGCTGGAAGCTGCCGAAGGGAAGTCGGGTCCCACCATCAACAGGGTCCTGCAATATTGCTATTCCTATGACCCGGAAGGACAAAAATATATGCTGAACATCACCAAGGTATCGGCTACCCTGATCCTTTTTTTCGCGGTGGTCCTGTTCCTTGGGCTGATATTTTTCAGAAAAAGAAAAACACAATAACCCATGAGTTCGAATACAACAGATTATACAGCCTATAAATCCTACCTGGAGGAAGACGGGGGAAGAAAGGGCATCTTCAAATGGATCCTGTCCACAGACCACAAACGGATCGGCCTGCTCTACCTCTATGCCATGATGGGCTGGTTCATCGTTGGGGTGGTGCTGGGACTGCTCATGAAACTGGAGCTGATCGCCCCGGGCAAAACCCTGATGGGACCACAGTCATACAATGCCACCTTTACCGTCCATGGCGTGATCATGATTTTCCTGATCGTGATTCCCGGACTCCCGGCGGTTTTTGGGAACTTCTTTCTGCCTATCCAGATCGGGGCCAAAGACGTGGCCTTTCCCAGGCTCAACCTGTTTTCCTGGTACATCTATGTGCTGGGGGGGATCCTGGTGATTATCTCCCTGTTTGGAAACGGGGCTCCCGATACCGGCTGGACCTTTTACGCTCCCTACAGTTTTAAGACGGGAACCAACATGCTGCCCGCTGCACTGGGGGCCTTTGTGTTGGGTTTCTCTTCCATCCTGACCGGACTGAACTTCATTGTGACCATTCACCGGATGCGGGCCCCCGGCATGAGCTGGTTTAAAATGCCATTGTTTATCTGGACCTTGTATGGCACAGGCTGGATACAATTGCTGGCTACCCCCATAGTGGGCATCACCCTGCTGATGGTGGCCGGGGAACGGATTTTGGGGATCGGTTTCTTTGATCCTGCCAAGGGAGGTGATCCCCTGCTGTACCAGCACCTGTTCTGGATCTATTCCCATCCGGCAGTATATATTATGATCCTGCCGGCCATGGGGGTCATTTCGGAGATCATCCCCACCTTTTCGAAAAAAACCATCTTCGGGTACAGGGCTATTGTTTTCTCCACCCTGGCCATTGCTTTTGTGGGCTATTTTGTCTGGGGACACCACATGTTTACCTCCGGCATGAGCGGCACCGCGCTCTGGGCCTTCTCCCTGCTCACTTTCATCGTGGCCATCCCCAGCGCCATCAAGGTATTTAACTGGATCTCCACCATGCACCAGGGATCTATCAGTGTAGAGGTTCCCTTCCTCTGGGCTGCTTCCTTTATATTTATTTTTATGATCGGGGGACTTACGGGACTGGTGCTGGGTTCGCTGGCTACCAATGTGCATGTACACGATACCGCCTTTGTGGTGGCTCACTTCCATTTCATTGTCTTTGGAGGGGTGGGATTTGCTTTCTTCGGGGCCATGCACTACTGGTTCTCCAAGATTTTTGGCCGCGTGTATGATAAAAGCTGGGCCAAAACCGGCTGGATCACCTTTTTCATTGGCTTTGTAAGTCTGTACGGACCCATGTTCTACCTGGGAATCAAGGGCATGCCACGTCGCTACTTCGACTATCTGGAAGAGTTTCACGGGCCCAACATCATCTCCTCCTTCGGAGCCCTGGTCATGATCGCCGGTTTTGTGATCATCCTGATCAACCTGATCAAATCGGCAAGGCACGGGGAAAAGACCACGGAAATGAATCCCTGGGGAGGCACCAACCTGGAATGGCAGGTTCCCACACCCCCACCCCTGGAAAACTTTGATGAAATACCGGTGATCGAGAAAGCCACCTATAAATACGATTAAAGCCGAACCCTATGTCAGAAACCCTATCACATCAGGTCGTGCACAGAGACGATGAGGCATCGAAGCTTGGCATATGGCTTTTCATATTTACCGAGCTCTTGTTTTTCGGGGGACTCTTCCTTACCTATGCGGTATACCGGAACATGAACCGACAGGCCTTTCACCTGGCTGCCGAAGAGCTGGATGTGGCCGTGGGCACCATCAATACCGTGATCCTGCTGATCAGCAGCATGACCATGGCCATGGCCACCACTTCCATCCAGAAAAAGGACAAGCGGACCACCCTGATCCTGATCTGGATCACCCTGCTCCTGGCCCTGGCCTTCCTGGTAAACAAATACTTTGAATGGAGCGGCAAGATCGGGCATGGAATCTGGCCCGGATCCCCCTTACTGGAAGAGCTGGGCAGGGGGGACACCCTCTTTTTCGGACTCTATTTCTTTATGACCGGACTGCATGCCCTGCACATCATCATCGGCATGGTCCTGCTGGCGGTGGTCCTGGTCAGGGTGCAAAAGGACAGGATCACCTTTGACAACTTTCAATTGCTGGAAAACGGGGGCCTTTACTGGCACCTGGTGGATTTGATCTGGATCTTTCTTTTCCCGCTCTTCTACCTGATCACTTAAAACATCATCACCATGACGGATACGCCACATCATATTGTACCCTATCGCACCTACGGATTGATCCTGCTCCTCCTGCTGGTTCTGACCGCCGTTTCGGTGGCAGTCACCCAGATAGAGCTGACCCGGTGGGCCACTATAGTGGCCCTGCTGCTGGCCGCTACAAAATCGGCCGTGGTCCTGGCCGTATTTATGCATCTGAAGTTCGATCAAATGGTATATAAAGTCATGGCCATCTTTGTCGTTCTGTTAGTACTCGCGGTCTTTGTGCTCACTTTCTTTGATTACGCATTCAGATAAATCCTTGCCTAATGTATACTGCAGATCCACAACAAGCTTCCAATTTTGTCGCCGGTGTCGACCAGGTCTTCGCGATCATTCTGGGGGTTTCCATATTCTTTCTCATCGCACTTACGGTAATCATGCTGGTTTTTATCCGCAAGTACCGCAAGGATAAGCATCCAAAGGCCATACAGAATGAGGGCAGCAATAAGCTCGAAATTCTGTGGACTGTAATCCCCCTGTTGCTGGTCCTGGTGATGTTCTATTTCGGATGGATGGGTTGGAGACCCATGAAAAACCCTCCGGAGGATGCCATGCGCGTGAAGGCCATTGCCCGCATGTGGAACTTCAGGTTCGAATATCCCAATGGAAAGTTCACCGACAGTCTCTATGTACCCATCAATGAACCGGTGATACTCGACCTGGTGGCGCTCGATGTGCTGCACAGCCTCTACATTCCTGCCTTCAGGGTCAAGGAGGATATGGTGCCCGGACAGGAAAAGGAGATGTGGTTCATCCCCGGCACTGTGGGGGAATTCGACCTGTTCTGTACAGAGTATTGCGGACTGGAGCACTCCTACATGTTTACCATGGTGAAGGTCTTGCCCAAGGAAGAATTTGATGCCTGGATTGCCGATACTTCGGCCGTGGTGACTGTGGTGGATACAGAAACATCCCTGGCCGACCAGGGCTGGGAGGTGCTCAGGCGAAACGGCTGCAATGCCTGTCATTCCAGCGACGGCAGCAAACTGGTGGGCCCCTCCTACCTGGGTGGCTGGGGGGGTACACGCACGGTGACCACCGGAAGAGAAGTGCGTGAAGTCAGCGTGGATGAGGAGTATATCAAACGATCCGTTTTTGATCCCAATGCCGATATTGTGGAAGGGTTCAACCGGGGACTGATGCTCTCCTACGAAGGAATGGTCACCGAACAGGAGGTGGAGCTGATCATCGAATACCTGAAAGAACTGAATGAATAGATTTCTGAAGCTGGGGAAGTTTAGCATCTCCGTCCCCGTATCCCTCACAGGCTTCCTGGGCTACTTTCTGGCCAGGCCCGCCTTTGATCCGGATGCCCTCTATACCGTGCTTGGCATCTTTCTGCTTTCATCGGGCTCATCGGCGCTCAACCAGATCCAGGAACGTCATACAGATGCCCGTATGGAGCGAACGGCAAAACGCCCCCTTCCCGCGCGACAGATCACCCTTCGGGGAGCCATCCTTTTTTCGGTAATTTGTGCAACAAGCGGTACCATCCTGCTTCTGCTTACCGGCTACCCGCTGGCTGCTGTCTTCGGAGTATTTACCCTGCTCTGGTATAACCTGGTCTATACTCCTTTAAAAAAAATTACCGCTTTTGCAGTACTTCCCGGTGCCCTGATCGGGGCCATGCCGCCCCTGATCGGGTGGACGGCAGCCGGCAGAGATCCGCTGGATATGGAGATCCTGGCGGTGGCTTTCCTGCTTTTCGTGGGACAAATGCCGCACTACTGGCTTCTGATGCTCAAGGTGGGCAAGGAGTTTCAAAAAGCGGGGATCCCGGTCATCACCAGTCTGTTGGATGAGCGGCAGATCCGCAATCTCAGTTTTGTATGGATCGCCACCACCGGCGCCTGTGTAATGATGCTGCCCGCCACTCCTGTTATCCGGCACCGGGGCATGTCGCTGCTTATGATCGTGGCAGCCATCTGGTTTATCGTCCGCATGTTCCGGCTCTCTTACCGGAGAAATCTGGTGGAACATTGGAAAAAAGCATTTATTACTGTAAATTTGTTTTACCTCTTGCTGATTCTGGTTTTAATTGCCGACAGAATGATCTGATACCATATAAACCTGAAAACCCTACAAAAATGAAAAAAGTATTTGTTTTACTTCTAGCACTTTTACTGATGTCAGCCTGCAACTCAGCCACCGAGAAGAAAGAGCAGGCCGCTGCGGAACAGGAGGCTCCTGCCGCCGAATGGGTGGAGGTCACCCTGGATGTGGAGGGGATGACCTGCGATGGCTGTGAGAACGCCATTAAGGCAGGCGTGGAGAACCTGGAAGGCATTGCGGAGGTGGAATCCTCCCACGAAGAGGGCTGGACCAGGGTCAAATATGACAAGAACCAGACCTCGGTGGATGATATCCAGGCCAGGATCACCGAGACGGGCTATGAGGTGAAGGGAGAGCTTTAGCCTCCTTTAAAACTGCTCCGGCAGGAGCGACCGGAATCATATCCGGCAAGCAGGCCTGCAGAGGGTAAGTGCTATTTAATAAGCAGGGAAAGAAATCCCATAAAGAGCACCGCATCGGCAGTCAGCCGGAAGTAATCGTTTTTCCTGAAACGAGAAGGATAATAGAGGACCAGCAGAAGAATGGTGGCCATCCCGGACAGGATCAGTGCATATTTGGAAAAATGGTCCATTTCAAAAACCAGGAACTGCAGCAGGGAAAGCAGGTAGATCGTCAGGGCCGTCCCCAGAAGCAGATTCCGGCTCCGCTGCTTCCCCAGCAGCCTGGCCAGCGAGGCAATACCCATCCGGCTGTCGAGCTGAATATCATAGAGAGAGATAATCCCCAGGTTCATCAGAAGGACTCCCGGAAAGATCAGGGCAATCATGCCATGACCCGTTTCAAAACTTCCCTCATAAGCCACAAAGGGACCCAGCCAGGTTCCTGCCATATAAAGCAGCATTACAAAGAATTCCCCGGGGATATTCAGAATCCTGTTCTTCCTGAACACATGACGCATGGCGTAAAAAAGCAATACCAGTCCGGCCAGTAACAGGGCATATTTCATCAGCTCCTGGTCCAGCAGATTAAAGATCAGCAGGATGTTTACAGTGGCTACCAGTCCCATGCTCCATACCAGGGTCTTCCGGTTTTTTATCATGAAATAATGGTGTTCCCGCTGGATTTTTTTCCGGTGCTTCCAGGCATCCAGCAGATGATCGCCCGTATAGAGCAGCCAGACTGTCAGCGCCAGGGTGATCCACCACACCCATCCGGGATCCACAGCGAACAGCCGGGCAGCAAAACAGGAGGAGGCCAGGGCCCCCAGCACAATATCCAGACTCAGAAAATGGAAATACCGGTAAAACTTCATTCAGAAGATCCAATTAGAAAGGGCGAATTTAAGAAAAACCTGGCGGATCTCAGGTGTGGTGTTTTTTACACTCCTCCAGGTAGGGATGATTCACCGGGTAAAGTCCGGCCCTGCTCAACACCCACCCGGTAACCAGCATAAACAGTCCCGCAAATCCCACAAAGGATCCAATCTCCTGGAATCCGAGCACCTGTGTTCCCAGGGTCCCCGGGAATATCTGGATATAGAGATCGATAAACTGTCCTATGATCAGGAAGGGAATCACCATTTTCAATACCGTCCGGTTCCTGGCCGTGGCTTTGGGCATCAGCAGCACAAAGGGAAGGAACCAGTTTATGGCGATATTGGCAAAGAAAAAGAACCTCCAGCCCTCGCCCCTGACCCTGGACAGAAAATAGACGGTCTCTTCCGGAATATTGGCATACCAGATCAGCATAAATTCGGCGAACCAGAAGTAACCCCAGATGATGCAAAGCATAAATATGTAGCGGGAGAAGTCGCCCAAATGGCTTTTGTTCAGGAAGGGGAAATGCCCCCGCTGATTCATGATCAGGACTACGAATGTGATTATAATGGCCGCGTGATGAAAGGCAGCCACAAAATTCTTGATGGCAAATATGGTGCTGTACCAGTGGGCATCAATGGACATGATCCAGTCGATCATGGCAAAGGAAAAGGTGATAATCACGATGAAGATAAAAACCCTGGACCGGTGCTCCAGTTTTTTGAAGATCTCCATTCCTCCCAGCGCATCCTCCTTTAGAGAAAGACGGCGGATGATCACAAACATCAAAATCCAGAGTGCAAAATAAAGGACCAAACGGGCTGCCCAGAAGGGCAGGTTCAGATAGGGGGCCTTATGAGCAAGAAGCGGGTCCTGCGCCACCTCCAGGGTATGGCTCCAGTGGTACAGGGAATGGGCCCCGAATATCATCACCAGGAATAAAATGGCTCCCACCGGCAGGTATCCGGCCATGGCCTCAGGCACTCGGATAAATCCGGCCGACCAGCCGGAATGGGTCACCCGCTGAATCGATACAAACAGGAGGGCCCCTACCGCCAGCGAAACAAAATAGACGTTGTTCAGCAGGAGATTTGCCCATCCCCTCTGGGGATCCCCGGCAAAAGCAGTGATAAGAGCTGCGACTCCCACCACTACCATGATCAGGGTAGAGATGATATAGAAACGCGATAGTTTGATTTTCTCTTCCATGTTATAATATTTAGGCCATCTACTTCTGAAGGGAAGAACGAATATGCAGGATGATTTTCCACCGGTCTTCCGGAGTAATCATCCCTCCGTGTGCTCCCATAATTCCGTAACCAACCGTGATAGAATGGTAGATCTCCCCGTCCCTCAGGGCTTTTACCTGGTCGTTGATCAGGCTGGCCGGGGGATAAGGATAGCGCATGCTGGTAAACAGGTAACCCTGCCCGTCACCCTCTGCTCCGTGACAGGAGATGCAGAAGATCTCATAGGCTGCGAGGCCCCGGGCAAGGTTCTCAGAAGAGGCCTCCAGGGGGTTCGCCAGGGCCTCACCGGCAGCGATGCGGCCCTCATCGGTCTTCTCCCAGGGGAAGGGAAGCGCTCCCCTGGGGATGGTTCCTTCCACCGGGATCCTCATGGTCATGTGATCGCTGAAATTGGGATTGGGTGTATAGGACTCGTAAGCAAACGAATAGTACATGTCGGGCATATAGTCCCACCCGGTACTGGAACGGGTCCGGTCGCAGGAGAGCAGTGCCAGAAAGAGGATGGAGCCTGCCAGGATGTTTCTGTATTTCATAGCTTGTTACTTTTCTATAACTTCAATGGCCCCGGTCTCTTTCATCAGCGTCACAGCCCGGGCAGCATCGGCCTTCTTTCTGCTGACCAGGATCACAAACTTATCGTCGGTAGCCTCCCGATGGTAGATGGGTTTCTCATGAGATGGCCAGAGATTGGCCCGCCAGGAGAAGGTAAAAAGACTCAGAATGGTGATGCTGAAAATGACCAGTATGATGGTTATCACCAGAAAGGATGGAAATGCATTGCTGGGTTTCCCTCCATAATTCATGGGCCAGTCAATCACCGCCGTATAGATCAGGAAGGCCAGTACCCCCAGGGTGGCAAAAAAACCATAGAACCAACCCACGATGGTCATTCTGGACTTCCGGCCCTGCTTCTCCAGGATCTCGTGGACCGGGTATGGGGTAAAGATATCCTCGATCTCGATCTCCTGCTCCTTCATCTTCCTGAAGGCCCTGAGCAGGGTCTCTTCGTCCTTAAAAACGCCCAATAAATAATCGGAGTCCATATTAGCTGCTTTTATCCTTTTTCAACTGATACTTATTTACCGCTTTCACTTCGCTGATGGCAATCATGGGGATGTACTTAAAGAAGAGCAATACCCCGAAAATAAAGATCCCCAGGGTTCCCAGGTACATGGCAATCTCCACAAAGGTCGGCGAATAAGAGGCCCAGGCCGATGGCAGGTAATCCTTTGACAGAGAGGTGACCACAATGTTGAAACGCTCAAACCACATCCCCACGTTGATCAGGATGGAGATGATAAACACCACCACCAGATTGCTCCGGATCTTTTTGAACCACATGAGCTGGGGAACCAGGGCATTGAAGATAAACATGGCCCAGAACTGCCTGGTGAACTCGCCGGTGATCCGGTTATGAAAGAAGGTGAAGATCTCGTATTCGTTCCCGGAATACCAGGCCACGAAGATCTCCGTCAGGTAGGCCGATCCCATAATCAACGAAACAAAGATCAGTATTTTGGCCACCTTGTCGAGATGGGAATCTGTCACATAATCTTCCAGCTTGTAAATCTTTCTCAGGATAATCATCAGGGTCATCACCATGGCAAAGCCGGAGAAGATTGCCCCCACCACAAAATAGGGGGGAAAGATGGTGGTATGCCATCCCGGTTCCACCGAGACCGCGAAATCCGTCGATACAATGGAGTGCACCGATACCACCAGTACGGCTGCAATACCTCCCAGGATATAGCTCAGTCCTTCGTAGCGTTTCCACTCTCCCACGGATCCCCGCCAGCCCATGGCAAAAAAGCCGTATACCGCTTTTTTAACTTTCGATTTTGTATGATCGCGGATGGTGGCGAAATCGGGAATCATTCCCAGGTACCAGAAGGAGGCAGAGATAAGCAGGTAGGCCGAAATAGCAATGAAGTCCCAGAATAGCGGAGAGTTGTAATTGACCCAGAGCGGTCCCCGTGTATTGGGATAGGGGAAAATAAAGAAGGCGTTCCAGATCCGGCCCATATGCAGAGCCGGAAAGATAGCGGCACATCCCACGGCCACCACCGTCATGGCTTCGGCGGCCCGGTTGATGGACGATCGCCACTCCTGCCTGAGAATCAGGAGGAAGATGGAGAAGGCTGTACCGGCATGCCCGATCCCGATCCACCAGACAAAGTTAATAATGGCCCAGCCCCAGCCAACTGTATTGTTCACGCCCCAGGTACCGATCCCGGTAGAGATGGTCACATAGATGGACCAGAACCCCAGCAGCATCAGGATGGAACTGATGCCCAGTCCCACGATCCACCAGAATTTGGGCCTGGCATAAAGCGGAGAGGTAATATCTGCCGTGATATGGTTCAGGGATTTATTTCCCAGCACCAGAGGGCCCCTGACTTCCGTATTATACATATATCCTGTATTAGTTATTATCCATGTTGTTCATGAGCCGAAGCATCCTCCGTCCCGGGAGATTTCTCAGTTCCCGGTTCTGCTTCCAAATTCCGTACCCTGGTCAGGTAAGCCACTGAGGGCAGGGTATGAAGCTGCTCCAGCAAATGATAGTTGCGTTCCTCTCTTTTCAGTTTGCTCACCTTCGATTCCGGATCATTCATATTCCCGAAAACCAGCGCCCCGGACGGACACGATTGCACACAGGCGGGCTGTATTTCTCCATCCTGCAGTACCCGGTCCTCCAGCTTGGCCTCCAGTTTCTTCT
The Bacteroidales bacterium genome window above contains:
- a CDS encoding DUF3341 domain-containing protein, which produces MDSDYLLGVFKDEETLLRAFRKMKEQEIEIEDIFTPYPVHEILEKQGRKSRMTIVGWFYGFFATLGVLAFLIYTAVIDWPMNYGGKPSNAFPSFLVITIILVIFSITILSLFTFSWRANLWPSHEKPIYHREATDDKFVILVSRKKADAARAVTLMKETGAIEVIEK
- the nrfD gene encoding polysulfide reductase NrfD; the protein is MYNTEVRGPLVLGNKSLNHITADITSPLYARPKFWWIVGLGISSILMLLGFWSIYVTISTGIGTWGVNNTVGWGWAIINFVWWIGIGHAGTAFSIFLLILRQEWRSSINRAAEAMTVVAVGCAAIFPALHMGRIWNAFFIFPYPNTRGPLWVNYNSPLFWDFIAISAYLLISASFWYLGMIPDFATIRDHTKSKVKKAVYGFFAMGWRGSVGEWKRYEGLSYILGGIAAVLVVSVHSIVSTDFAVSVEPGWHTTIFPPYFVVGAIFSGFAMVMTLMIILRKIYKLEDYVTDSHLDKVAKILIFVSLIMGSAYLTEIFVAWYSGNEYEIFTFFHNRITGEFTRQFWAMFIFNALVPQLMWFKKIRSNLVVVFIISILINVGMWFERFNIVVTSLSKDYLPSAWASYSPTFVEIAMYLGTLGIFIFGVLLFFKYIPMIAISEVKAVNKYQLKKDKSS
- a CDS encoding cation transporter; this encodes MKKVFVLLLALLLMSACNSATEKKEQAAAEQEAPAAEWVEVTLDVEGMTCDGCENAIKAGVENLEGIAEVESSHEEGWTRVKYDKNQTSVDDIQARITETGYEVKGEL
- a CDS encoding protoheme IX farnesyltransferase; this encodes MNRFLKLGKFSISVPVSLTGFLGYFLARPAFDPDALYTVLGIFLLSSGSSALNQIQERHTDARMERTAKRPLPARQITLRGAILFSVICATSGTILLLLTGYPLAAVFGVFTLLWYNLVYTPLKKITAFAVLPGALIGAMPPLIGWTAAGRDPLDMEILAVAFLLFVGQMPHYWLLMLKVGKEFQKAGIPVITSLLDERQIRNLSFVWIATTGACVMMLPATPVIRHRGMSLLMIVAAIWFIVRMFRLSYRRNLVEHWKKAFITVNLFYLLLILVLIADRMI
- a CDS encoding cytochrome c, translated to MKYRNILAGSILFLALLSCDRTRSSTGWDYMPDMYYSFAYESYTPNPNFSDHMTMRIPVEGTIPRGALPFPWEKTDEGRIAAGEALANPLEASSENLARGLAAYEIFCISCHGAEGDGQGYLFTSMRYPYPPASLINDQVKALRDGEIYHSITVGYGIMGAHGGMITPEDRWKIILHIRSSLQK